One part of the Athene noctua chromosome Z, bAthNoc1.hap1.1, whole genome shotgun sequence genome encodes these proteins:
- the RGP1 gene encoding RAB6A-GEF complex partner protein 2 produces MIEVLAKLGRGPVFLAGEVLECVITFTNPLSASSTSASSEMLAWASAQIHCQFHASENRVVLPPSDGSKHDVQAENETVFVPNRGERGQCILSTPPKILFCDLRLDPGESKSYSYSETLPIDGPPSFRGQSVKYVYKLTIGCQRVNSPIKLLRVPFRVLVLHGLKDYQFPQDEAVAPSNPFLEEEEGLKKDSRLADLATELLMVATSRRSLHLYNISNTRGKVGSFCIFKTVYKIGEDVIGTFNFSEGDIPCLQFSVSLQTEESIQEEFQRRRGQPVSFSTHARHQEACLHTAQSSFSLPIPLSSTPGFTTNIVSLKWRLHFEFVTSGESAGTCLVRGSQSEAITWTGVEQVEVDTFSWDLPIKVLPTNPILASYVSQFSSTNSITI; encoded by the exons ATGATCGAGGTGTTGGCCAAGCTGGGCCGCGGGCCTGTCTTCCTGGCAGGAGAGGTGCTTGAGTGCGTGATCACTTTCACCAACCCGTTATCGGCCTCGTCTACATCTGCCAGCAG TGAGATGCTGGCATGGGCCAGCGCCCAGATCCACTGCCAGTTTCATGCCAGTGAGAACCGAGTGGTGCTCCCTCCCTCTGATGGCAGCAAGCACGACGTGCAGGCAGAGAACGAGACTGTCTTCGTCCCCAACAGAG GAGAGCGAGGTCAGTGTATCCTGTCCACCCCACCAAAGATTCTCTTCTGTGACTTGCGACTGGATCCCGGGGAGTCAAAGTCCT ATTCGTACAGTGAGACACTGCCCATAGACGGCCCTCCCTCTTTCCGGGGACAGTCAGTGAAGTACGTGTACAAGCTGACCATCGGCTGCCAGCGCGTCAACTCCCCCATCAAGCTCCTGCGTGTACCCTTCCGTGTCCTCGTGCTGCACG GGCTCAAGGATTACCAGTTCCCACAGGACGAGGCTGTTGCACCCTCAAACCCcttcctggaggaggaggagggcttgAAGAAAGACTCTCGTCTGGCAGACCTGGCAACAGAACTGCTCATGGTGGCCACTTCCCGACGCAGCCTGC ACCTGTATAACATCAGCAATACTCGTGGGAAAGTGGGGTCGTTCTGTATCTTTAAGACCGTGTATAAGATTGGAGAGGACGTCATTGGGACCTTTAACTTTTCAGAAGGAGACATCCCGTGTCTGCAG TTCTCGGTGAGCCTGCAGACGGAGGAGAGCATCCAGGAGGAGTTCCAGCGCCGGCGGGGACAGCCGGTCTCCTTCAGCACGCATGCCCGCCATCAGGAGGCCTGCCtacacacagcccagagcagctTCAGCCTGCCCATCCCACTCAGCTCTACCCCAGGATTCACCACCAACATCG TGTCCCTGAAGTGGAGGCTGCACTTTGAGTTTGTGACCTCGGGGGAGTCGGCGGGGACGTGCTTGGTTCGTGGGAGCCAGTCGGAGGCCATCACCTGGACTGGGGTGGAGCAGGTGGAAGTGGACACTTTCAGCTGGGATTTGCCCATCAAAGTCCTTCCCACCAACCCAATCCTGGCTTCCTATGTATCTCAGTTCTCCAGCACTAACTCCATCACCATCTGA